In Salarias fasciatus chromosome 20, fSalaFa1.1, whole genome shotgun sequence, a single window of DNA contains:
- the sdf4 gene encoding 45 kDa calcium-binding protein: MAVWRNPLSASLLLCVLLHTVHVNARPANMSSLKDKPQSSKDENEILPPDHLNGMKLERDGHLNKDFHQEVFLGKELEEFEEDSEPRRNRKKLIEIFTKVDFNNDQSVSAKEMQRWIMEKTEEHFQEATKENKNSFRAVDPDGDGHVTWDEYKVKFLASKGLNEKEIAEKMKKNEDLKLDEETQEVLESLKDRWFQADNPPADQLLNEEEFLSFLHPEHSRGMLKYMVKEIVRDLDQDGDKKLTLSEFISLPVGTVENQQAQDIDDDWVRERKKEFQEVIDADADGIVTMEELEEYMDPMNEHNALNEARQMIAVADENQNRSLELDEILKYSEYFTGSKLMDYARNVHEEF, translated from the exons ATGGCTGTTTGGAGAAACCCGCTCTCTGCGTCTCTGCTCCTCTGCGTCCTGCTTCACACCGTCCATGTGAACGCACGGCCGGCCAACATGTCATCGCTCAAAGATAAGCCTCAATCCAGCAAGGACGAAAATGAGATCCTCCCTCCGGACCACCTGAACGGGATGAAGCTGGAGCGGGACGGACACCTCAACAAGGACTTCCATCAGGAGGTTTTCCTCGGAAAAGAGTTGGAGGAGTTTGAAGAGGACTCCGAGCccaggaggaacaggaagaagCTGATTGAAATTTTCACCAA AGTTGACTTCAACAATGACCAGAGCGTGAGCGCCAAGGAGATGCAGCGCTGGATCATGGAGAAGACGGAGGAGCACTTCCAGGAGGCCACCAAGGAGAACAAGAACAGCTTCCGAGCCGTTGATCCGGACGGCGACG GTCACGTCACGTGGGATGAATACAAAGTTAAATTCCTGGCCAGCAAAGGTTTAAACGAAAAAGAAATtgcagagaaaatgaagaaaaatgaagatcTGAAACTGGATGAGGAAA CCCAGGAGGTGTTGGAAAGCCTGAAAGATCGCTGGTTTCAGGCTGACAACCCTCCCGCTGACCAGCTGCTGAACGAGGAGGAGTTCCTGTCCTTCCTGCATCCCGAGCACAGCAGAGGAATGCTTAAGTACATGGTGAAGGAGATTGTGCGTGACTTGG ACCAGGATGGTGATAAGAAGCTGACGCTGTCGGAGTTCATCTCTCTGCCTGTGGGCACGGTGGAGAACCAGCAGGCTCAGGACATCGACGACGACTGGGTccgagagaggaagaaggagtTCCAGGAGGTTATCGACGCCGACGCCGACGGCATTGTGaccatggaggagctggag GAGTACATGGACCCCATGAATGAGCACAACGCTCTGAACGAGGCCAGGCAGATGATCGCCGTCGCCGACGAGAACCAGAACCgcagcctggagctggacgaGATCCTCAAATACAGCGAATACTTCACAGGCAGCAAGCTGATGGATTACGCCAGAAACGTGCACGAGGAGTTCTGA